GGCGAGCAGGAACGGCAGGATGATGTCCAGCACGAAGAAGAACGCGAGCACCGGCGCGTGACTGAGCATCCAAGGCAGCATCCGCAGCGTGTTGTACTGGCTGCCCCGAGCCCAGCGCAGTTGCTGCTTGAACAGCTTCTTCACCGTGAGCGGAGCATCGGTGTAGACCAAGCTGGTGTGCTGGTAGACCGTGCGGTAACCCTCCTTGAGGGTGAGGTTCGTGAGGGTGCGGTCGTCCGAGACCTCGAGGAAGACGCCCATGAACTTCTCGTGCATGAACTTGTCCATCACCCGCATGAGGATGTTGCGACGGAACGCGATCGTGCGGCCGGGAAGGCATCCGACCTGGCCCACCACGCTCTGAGCCGGCATCGAGTACAGCGAACGCGTGTTCTCGAGCCAGTCCATCCACCGGGTGATCCAGCTGCGCTCCGGCTCCAGGATCCGCTGACGCGTGGTGACGCCACCGATGGACGCATCCGCGAACGGTTTCACCAGCTCGCTGAGGGTGCCCGGCGTCCATACCGTGTCCGAATCGACGAGCACGGTGATCTCGCCATGCGAGAGCTCGGTGCCGATCTTGACCGCGTTGCGCTTGCCCGGGATCGGCGTGTGAGTCCACCGCACCAGCGGGGCGAACTCCTCGCACACGGCGACCAGCGCGGGGTTCTCAGCGCCGTTGATGACCACGATGATCTCGTCCGGCCGCTGCTCAACCATGCGGCTGATCACATCGCGGAACAGGTCGATCGGCTCATCGACAACCGGGACGACGACGCTCGTGGTGCCGCTGAACTGTCCCGTGTAGGCGCGGTAGCGCCGAGACAGGACAACCTTCACCACCCACAAGATCCAAATCAACGCGGTGTACACCGCGAAGAGGTAGAGCTCGGGGTATCCCCCAAGCATGTGCCGCATTTGCAGCAGGAAGATGAACAAGGTTGAGACCCTCCTCGGTAGGGGAATTTGTCGTCGCGGAAGTCAAATGGACGGCGCCAAAAGTTCCGCGACGCTGAGGAACGGGCCGTGAGCCATCCCCGAGTAAAGCGGTTCCGCACACCCCCCGCAAGGGGTACATTTCGGCGTGTCGGGCCGCTCGCGAGATTTGTGATTTGTATTCACGCGAATGCAGTGGGTCTTTTGGAGGACACCATTTCTGTCCCCCTGAACGCCGACATAACGGGCCGCTGAGCCACCCTCCAATCGCCGGGTTCGCGCGGATCGACCATGTACCCCTCGAACGAGGGTCAAAGACGAACGGCCGTCAGTCCTTCCCGGATGGGGTACAAGCTTTCAGGCGAGAAAGCTCGCCGTCACGGGACCAAGAATTAACCGTTTGGTAACAATCAAGCCATCCGGATTGATGGTTTGGAGGCGTCGCTCAGTGGTCGTGGGCGGATTCGGCGGTGCCGTAGAACAGGCGGTCGAAGACCTGCCGCGCGCGACGGGTGACCCCCAGATAGTCATGCTCGAGCTGGCTAGCGCTGCCGGGCGGGTAGCCCATGATTCGGGCAACACCCTCCAGTTGTCGACGTTCGGTCGGCAGCACGTCCGAGGTCTTCGCGTTCCACAGTGTCATCGCGGAGCGTGCCCGGGATGCCATCAACCAGGCTGCCCGCAGGCGGCCGGCATCCGCGGTGCTGACCAGGCCTGCGTCCTCGGCAGCCGCGAGTGCGCCGAGCGTTGAGGTGGTCTTCAGTGCCGGTGTCGAGGCCGCGTGTTGCAACTGCAGCAACTGCACAAACCACTCGACGTCGCTCAACGAGCCGCGGCCGAGCTTCAGGTGCCGGGACGGGTCAGCGCCCTGCGGCAGCCGCTCGGCCTCAACCCTGGCCTTGATGCGCTTGATCTCCCGCACGGCGTGCTCGCCGATCGCGGACGGATGGCGCACCTCATCGGCGAGGGCTTCAAAGTCGCTCAGCAGGGCCTCGTCGCCCACCGTGCCTCGGGCCCGCAACAGCGCCTGGGCCTCCCAGGTCAACGACCAACGTTCGTAGTACGCACGGTAGGAATCCAGCGAGCGCACGATGGCACCG
The Diaminobutyricimonas sp. LJ205 genome window above contains:
- a CDS encoding glycosyltransferase yields the protein MFIFLLQMRHMLGGYPELYLFAVYTALIWILWVVKVVLSRRYRAYTGQFSGTTSVVVPVVDEPIDLFRDVISRMVEQRPDEIIVVINGAENPALVAVCEEFAPLVRWTHTPIPGKRNAVKIGTELSHGEITVLVDSDTVWTPGTLSELVKPFADASIGGVTTRQRILEPERSWITRWMDWLENTRSLYSMPAQSVVGQVGCLPGRTIAFRRNILMRVMDKFMHEKFMGVFLEVSDDRTLTNLTLKEGYRTVYQHTSLVYTDAPLTVKKLFKQQLRWARGSQYNTLRMLPWMLSHAPVLAFFFVLDIILPFLLAGVLGGWIYRALTGQGYNFYEIFLEEYGVRAGLFLVLGLMLVSSVLSMAIRQMRHLAEKPSDFFRLPAFIIVSTLFLMPIRLIGFFRMGHASGWGTRAGAYAGGAQDDALANAAEPTPELAPVGAPVTPHGDGMVSVSPRRAASVRVAAPKAAPRRRLNPKAGIPYLIGFSIFVLEAILIV